In the Terriglobus sp. RCC_193 genome, CATGCCGGGCAACGTGGCGTGCTTGTCCAGCATGTGCGACCACGGTCCCAGGCGCGTGTGCAGGGAAACAACAATGGCTTCGCGCAGAGGGTCGATCGCGGGATTCGTCACCTGCGCAAAGCGCTGACGGAAGTACGCATAGATGGGCCGTGGCGTGCGTGCCAGCGGAGCCAGCGGCGTGTCGTCGCCCATGGACCAGACCGCGTCTTTGCCATCTGCCGCCATCGGCGTCAGGATCATGCGCACATCTTCCTTCGTATAACCGAAGTTCTTCTGTGCACGGGCAATGGCATCGAAGTCTGTCGGGGACAGGTCGACCCACTCTGCTGAAATTGTCAGGTCGTCGATCAGCGCAGCGTAGGAACCATCCTCGTCGAACAGGTCCAGTAACTGGTCGTTCTCGTAAATCTTTTTCGCCTCAAGATCGACCACCAGCATCTGGCCGGGGCCAAGGCGACCGCTGTGAAGCACCGTTTCAGGATCGATATCAACCAGACCCGCTTCCGAACCGGCAACAACAAGGCCGTCCGTGGTAATGGCATAACGGCAGGGACGCAGACCATTACGGTCAAGCGCGGCGCCTACATAGCGGCCATCAGCAAATCCAAGCGCAGCAGGGCCGTCCCACGGCTCCATCGTGTCGCGGTGATACTTCAGGAACGCCGATTCACGGCTTGTCACCGCGGGCGGCAGCAGCACACGAATCGCCTCGGCAATGCTGTAACCATTACGCGTCAACAGTTCAATGGTTTCGTCCAGCGACGTGGAGTCCGTGCCGTCCTTCGTCAGAATGGGCCGGAACTCTTCAGGCAGCGTGGAATAGCGGGCTTCCATACGGGCGCGGTTGCCCCATACCGTGTTGATTTCACCGTTGTGCGCCAGCATACGACCCGGCTGCGCACGATGCCATGCAGGGGTGGTGTTCGTGGCATAGCGCTGATGGAAAAGCGCGTAGGGTGTGACATACGCAGCATCCTGCAGGTCAGGAAAAAACTCTGGCAGCAGACGACCGCTGCACATGGACTTGTAGACAATCTTGTTTGTGGAAAGCGAAGCGATGTAGCCGGACGTCTCGCCTGCCTCAAACTTCCGCTCAAAGCTCTTGCGCGCCAGATACAGGCTGCGCTCCAGGTCTTCGACATCCGCAGTCACCAGAACGTGACGGATCTCCGGCATGGTTCCCAGGGCAATCTCGCCCAGCACTTCCGGCTTCACCGGCACATCACGCCATGCCAGCACCGTAAGGCCCTGCTCTACCAGGCATGCCTCCAGCACATCGCAGGTATTGGCACCCTTTTCGTTGACGAAGACCACGCCAACACCCAGCTTCTTCTCTTCTGCAAGCGTCACGCTGGTTGCAGTCAGCAAAAGCGCGCGCGGGACCGCCGTCAGAATACCCACACCGTCCGAGCTCTTGCCATCCGCAGCAACAGCACCACGATGAGCCAGGCGCGCAAGAGCTGTCAGGGCGTCTGTAAGCACCTTGTGCGACGGTTTATTTCCGGAATCCGCAACAAATCCAACACCACAGGAGTCGTGGTCAAAGCGGGGGTCGACAAGCGAGCGCACAGGACGACAGGCACTCGTGACCTCAGAACGGGTCGGCAAAATCTGGGTAGCCATAGCTCATTCTACTGCGCAAAAACACCGCCGAATAGCGGAAACGCAGTCTTTCTGTAAGGGTGCCTAACCATTTCCCACAAAAGCAGCGGAAATGCACAACGGGAAGTCTTGACTGGTAGGGCTCTGTATATTTATACATGTTTATGCATACTTATGCATCGGCGAATTTACGCCATGCATCCAATGCATAGCCGGGAGACGGCTCTTAAATTCTCTCGCTACCGCCCCTCACAGGTCAACGGCAGCTATCTTTTTTAGGTGTGAGGCATCTTCATGAAACAGCAGCGCCAATCAGCAATTCGCGAGCTTCTGGTGATGACGGCAATCGTCAGCCAGGACGAGCTGCGCAAGAAGCTGCAGAAGCGCGGATTCACCGTGACCCAGGCCACGCTGTCGCGCGATTTCCATGAGCTTCGCGTCTACAAGGGACCGAATGGTTATGCGTTACCCGGCGATCTGGATGAAGAGGATGACGATCCCGGCATCAAGGAAACACTGTTCAACTTTGGCCTGGAAGTGAAGCAGGCTCAAAATCTTCTCGTTCTCATTACACGCACCAGTGGAGCGCAGCCTGTGGCCGCCGCCCTGGATTACGAAGATTGGCCGGAAATGCTGGGCACGATTGCCGGCGACGACACGGTCCTTGTCATCTGCGCCGACAGCAAAGGCGCTGCCGCGCTGAAAACGCGCATGGAAGAGTTGATCGGATGAGCACAGCACTGTATGAAACGGAGCCGCTGGCTACGCTGGCGAAACTCCCCCGTCCTACCGTTCGCACCGCTGTGGCAGGCGTCACTGGTTATGCCGGTGGCGAACTTGCACGTTTGCTGCTGAATCATCCGCGTCTGCGCGAAACGCCGCCCATCTTCCTTGGCCGCATGAGTTCTGAGGCAGATGGCACCACCGTTTACGACCTGCATCCGCACATTGCGCAGAATGAAATTGGCGCACCCGTGGTTGTCCCCTTCACATGGGAGACGCTGCGCGATAGCGGCACAGAGATTCTGTTTCTTGCAACACCGCATGAACAGTCGCGCGAGTGGGTTCCCTTCGCTCTGGAAGCAGGCATTCGTGTCATCGATCTTTCCGGTGCATGGCGTCTGCATGACGCAGCGAATGCTGCCGTGTACAAACTGCACGATGCCGATCCCGCACTCGCTGCGAAGCTGCAGGAAGAAGCTGTTTACGGCAATCCGGAACTGCATCGGAACGAGATTCGCGAGGCGCGCCTCGTCGCGAATCCCGGCTGCTATTCCACCAGCATCATCCTGGCACTTGCACCGTTTATCCGTGCCGGGATTGTCGACGTGGAACACGGCATTGTTTGCGATGCGAAGAGTGGCGTCAGCGGAGCAGGCAAAGCACCGACGGCAAAGACGCACTTCATGTATGCCGCGGACAATCTTTCTGCGTATGCAGTCTTCGGACATCGGCACACCGGAGAATTGCTGGAACAACTTGGCTTGAGCAGCGATCAGATTCAATTCACACCGCATCTGCTGCCCATTCCACGCGGCATTTTGTCGACCATCTATCTGCGGCTGAATGAGAAGAAATCTGCCGCGGAAGTAGAGGCTGTATTGCGCAACTTCTATGCAGGTAGCCCGATGGTGCGTGTGCAT is a window encoding:
- the argC gene encoding N-acetyl-gamma-glutamyl-phosphate reductase, with the translated sequence MSTALYETEPLATLAKLPRPTVRTAVAGVTGYAGGELARLLLNHPRLRETPPIFLGRMSSEADGTTVYDLHPHIAQNEIGAPVVVPFTWETLRDSGTEILFLATPHEQSREWVPFALEAGIRVIDLSGAWRLHDAANAAVYKLHDADPALAAKLQEEAVYGNPELHRNEIREARLVANPGCYSTSIILALAPFIRAGIVDVEHGIVCDAKSGVSGAGKAPTAKTHFMYAADNLSAYAVFGHRHTGELLEQLGLSSDQIQFTPHLLPIPRGILSTIYLRLNEKKSAAEVEAVLRNFYAGSPMVRVHRAGDLPQIQHVARTNYCDIGFELAPDGKRLVVVSCLDNLLKGASGQAVQNLNVMCGWKESEGLL
- a CDS encoding arginine repressor → MKQQRQSAIRELLVMTAIVSQDELRKKLQKRGFTVTQATLSRDFHELRVYKGPNGYALPGDLDEEDDDPGIKETLFNFGLEVKQAQNLLVLITRTSGAQPVAAALDYEDWPEMLGTIAGDDTVLVICADSKGAAALKTRMEELIG